In one window of Hevea brasiliensis isolate MT/VB/25A 57/8 chromosome 10, ASM3005281v1, whole genome shotgun sequence DNA:
- the LOC131169412 gene encoding uncharacterized protein LOC131169412 produces MDPLKYLFEVPTLVGKLAKWLVLLSEFDIVYETRKTIKGSVVAKFLSKNPVNEEEEVETAFLDESLELVEVQPWKMYFDGAMNKSGVGIGVVLEAPNGEQLLISKRLCFPTTNNIAEYEACICGLEALIAVGAKKVEVFGDSMLVVSHIKGEWELKEEKLRPYLEYAKKLLFSFEEVTMKHMPRARNWMVDALATASLWEKGDQKLTQPVILMRSRIPCYEGLIIAHLDLEDEMKWYEDIRRYLEVREYPQSANSRDRATIRRLVTQFTLAGGKLCKRFFEGLLLLSVTKKQSEQIMEEVHAGVCGPHMNGRVLADKILRLGYYWSTMDTDCAKFVKRCHECQIHGNLNHLPSSELYSMTSPWPFSIWGIDIIGKISPTASNGHRFIIVATDYFTKWVEAESYKVVGAKQISKFVRKNLICRFGVPHEIVLDNGSQFKGD; encoded by the coding sequence ATGGATCCTTTAAAGTACCTATTTGAAGTACCGACGCTAGTTGGTAAATTGGCCAAATGGTTGGTCCTACTGTCTGAATTTGATATTGTGTATGAGACTCGAAAAACCATCAAGGGGAGTGTAGTGGCCAAATTTCTTTCTAAAAATCCAGTTAATGAAGAGGAAGAAGTCGAAACAGCCTTCCTAGATGAGAGTCTCGAGCTAGTAGAGGTCCAGCCATGGAAAATGTACTTTGATGGGGCCATGAATAAAAGCGGAGTCGGTATAGGGGTAGTTTTGGAAGCACCGAATGGAGAACAATTGTTAATATCAAAAAGGCTATGTTTCCCAACCACTAATAATATTGCAGAATATGAGGCTTGCATTTGTGGCCTAGAGGCATTAATAGCTGTTGGGGCTAAAAAAGTGGAGGTGTTTGGAGATTCAATGCTAGTAGTTTCCCATATTAAAGGTGAAtgggaattgaaagaagaaaagttgaggccATACCTGGAGTATGCTAAGAAACTATTATTTAGCTTTGAGGAAGTGACAATGAAGCACATGCCTAGAGCTCGTAACTGGATGGTCGATGCTCTAGCCACTGCATCCTTATGGGAGAAGGGTGATCAGAAGTTGACCCAGCCAGTTATCCTGATGAGGAGTAGAATCCCATGCTATGAAGGGTTAATAATAGCACATTTAGATCTAGAAGATGAGATGAAATGGTATGAGGACATAAGAAGATATTTAGAGGTAAGAGAATACCCACAGTCAGCCAATAGTagggatagagctacaattcgtagATTAGTCACTCAGTTCACTTTGGCTGGGGGGAAACTCTGCAAAAGGTTCTTCGAAGGACTATTGCTCTTGTCTGTGACAAAAAAGCAGTCTGAGCAGATAATGGAGGAAGTACATGCAGGAGTGTGTGGTCCTCACATGAACGGAAGGGTATTAGCGGACAAAATTTTAAGATTAGGCTATTACTGGTCTACCATGGATACCGACTGCGCTAAATTTGTGAAAAGATGCCATGAGTGCCAAATTCATGGAAATTTGAATCACCTACCGTCTAGTGAACTCTACAGTATGACTTCACCATGGCCATTCTCAATATGGGGCATAGACATTATTGGGAAGATTTCTCCCACGGCttctaatggccatagatttatcATTGTAGCAACTGACTATTTCACCAAGTGGGTTGAAGCTGAATCTTATAAAGTAGTAGGGGCCAAGCAGATAAGTAAGTTTGTGAGAAAGAACTTGATTTGCAGGTTTGGGGTACCCCATGAGATAGTATTAGATAACGGCAGCCAGTTCAAAGGTGattga